The Microbacterium sp. LKL04 sequence GCAACACCGGCAAGCTCTGCTTCGCCGCCCTCCAGTCCGGCGACGGCAGCCGCATTCAGGCCATGGTCTCGCTCGCCGAAGTCGGCGACGAGTCGCTGCAGGCGTGGAAGGAACTCGTCGACCTCGGCGACCACGTCTCGGTCACCGGTCAGGTCATCTCCAGCCGCCGCGGCGAGCTGTCGATCATGGTCACCGACTGGACGATCGCCGCGAAGGCACTGCTGCCGCTCCCGAACCTCCACTCGGAGCTGAGCGAGGAGAGCCGCGTGCGCTCGCGCTTCCTCGACCTGATCGTCCGCGACACCGCGCGCGAGACGGTCGTCGCCCGTGCCAAGGTGAACGCGTCGCTGCGGCGCACGTTCGACGCGCACGGCTTCCTCGAGGTCGAGACCCCGATGCTGCAGGTGCAGCACGGCGGCGCGGCGGCACGCCCGTTCATCACGCACTCGAACGCGTTCGACACCGAGCTGTACCTCCGCATCGCACCGGAGCTCTTCCTCAAGCGCGCCGTCGTCGGCGGCATCGACCGCGTCTACGAGATCAACCGCAACTTCCGCAACGAGGGCGCCGACTCCACGCACAGCCCCGAGTTCGCGATGCTCGAGGCGTACCAGTCCTACAGCGACTACAACGGCATCGCCGATCTGACGCAGGAGCTCATCCAGAACGCCGCGATCGCGGTCGCCGGCTCCACCACCGTCACGTGGGCCGACGGCACCGAGTACGACCTCGGCGGTCAGTGGGACCGCATCTCGATGTACGAGTCGCTGTCGGATGCCGCCGGTCGCCGCATCACGCCCGACACCTCGTTCGAGGAGCTCCAGACCTTCGCGGCCGAGTCGGGCGTCGAGGTCCCCGAGAAGATCGCGACCCACGGCAAGCTCGTCGAGGAGCTCTGGGAGCACTTCGTGAAGGGCGGACTCGAACGCCCGACGTTCGTCATGGACTTCCCGCTCGACACGTCGCCGCTCGTGCGCGAGCACCGCAGCATTTCCGGTGTCGTCGAGAAGTGGGACCTCTACGTCCGCGGCTTCGAGCTCGCGACGGGCTACTCCGAGCTCGTCGACCCCGTCATCCAGCGAGAGCGCTTCGTCGAGCAGGCGAAGCTCGCCGCGCGCGGCGACGATGAGGCGATGCGCGTCGACGAGGAGTTCCTCCGCGCACTCGAGCACGGCATGCCGCCCACCGGCGGCATGGGCATGGGCATCGATCGCCTGCTCATGGCGATCACCGGCCTCGGCATCCGCGAGACGATCCTCTTCCCGCTCGTCAAGTGAGAGCGGGCGCGGGCGCACGACGATGCGTCCTCGCCAACGGAACCGTCGCGGCGATCCGAGCCGACAGCGCGTCGACCTCCGCGGGGCGGAACCGGAGCGCACGGAAGGTGCGCGGCATCCCCGCGTAGAAGCACACGTCGGCGACGAGCGGATGCCCCGCGAGCCGACTCGTGCCCACGATGTGCACGGCCGCGGCGGACAGCACCGTCTGCCGTTGCACGACATGGCTGACGAGGAGGACGACCCGGTCGGAACCCGCATCGACCCGCAGCCGTGAGCAGAGGACGACCGTGACGGGCCAGAGGACGGCCACGACGACCGCACCGGTCGCGAGCACGAGCAGCGGCGGCCACCCCTGCCC is a genomic window containing:
- the lysS gene encoding lysine--tRNA ligase, translated to MTDASAPTPAETTEEDVIEQKAVRLAKRERLLSERADAAGGAYPVTVPVTDTISALRERFASLGAGDETGETASVAGRIVFSRNTGKLCFAALQSGDGSRIQAMVSLAEVGDESLQAWKELVDLGDHVSVTGQVISSRRGELSIMVTDWTIAAKALLPLPNLHSELSEESRVRSRFLDLIVRDTARETVVARAKVNASLRRTFDAHGFLEVETPMLQVQHGGAAARPFITHSNAFDTELYLRIAPELFLKRAVVGGIDRVYEINRNFRNEGADSTHSPEFAMLEAYQSYSDYNGIADLTQELIQNAAIAVAGSTTVTWADGTEYDLGGQWDRISMYESLSDAAGRRITPDTSFEELQTFAAESGVEVPEKIATHGKLVEELWEHFVKGGLERPTFVMDFPLDTSPLVREHRSISGVVEKWDLYVRGFELATGYSELVDPVIQRERFVEQAKLAARGDDEAMRVDEEFLRALEHGMPPTGGMGMGIDRLLMAITGLGIRETILFPLVK